In a single window of the Antedon mediterranea chromosome 1, ecAntMedi1.1, whole genome shotgun sequence genome:
- the LOC140050012 gene encoding cyclin-dependent kinase 5 activator 1-like has translation MGTVLSLSPRQKDCGYCSGTSSLTMSNINAFYNSKNFNVNSTDTTSISTGCSTTNTEKKSMRKHSIFISNLGWKMFNPSGKKKSSGHIPLTSVSTTIANNHTNTNMGLTNSDKANNNVLKPKTTNRPIPRSNLIPMNTLDSNGNTEDLDSSIKKSFSCFNLNTSSNANYTAIANLSTTSQPPPKQPAPQHTVKPINSSVTTTSFTYSNASSLRKSQSGPNVRAGSGLITSRKFVQSSTSELLKCLANFVRFHCPYLKDFDTADAIVWLRAVDRSLLIQGWQDVNFLSSPNVVFVFMLVRELLTKSRVRKPQELQGMLLTCLYLSYSYMGNEISYPLKPFLVDESREKFWDRCLKIVNDCSGKMLRINRDSNFFTSMLADLKSYAKV, from the coding sequence ATGGGCACAGTACTGTCACTCTCACCCCGTCAAAAGGATTGTGGATATTGTAGCGGGACAAGCAGCCTTACCATGAGCAACATCAACGCATTTTACAACTCGAagaattttaatgttaattctACGGATACTACGTCGATTTCCACCGGCTGCAGTACAACTAACACCGAAAAGAAATCTATGCGAAAGCATTCCATATTCATCAGTAACCTTGGTTGGAAAATGTTCAACCCTTCTGGAAAAAAGAAATCTTCTGGACATATACCTTTAACAAGTGTAAGTACAACTATTGCCAATAATCATACGAATACTAACATGGGATTGACAAATTCGGACAAGGCaaacaataatgttttaaaaccAAAGActactaataggcctataccacGATCGAATTTAATTCCAATGAACACGCTAGATTCTAACGGGAATACGGAAGATCTAGATTCAAGTATAAAGAAATCGTTTTCATGTTTTAATCTGAACACAAGTTCAAATGCAAATTATACTGCTATAGCGAATTTATCAACAACATCTCAACCACCACCTAAACAGCCAGCTCCCCAGCACACCGTCAAGCCCATTAATTCCAGCGTCACTACGACCTCTTTCACGTATTCCAATGCCTCCTCTTTGAGAAAGTCCCAAAGTGGGCCTAACGTCCGCGCTGGAAGCGGGCTGATAACCAGCAGAAAGTTTGTGCAATCATCTACAAGTGAACTTCTAAAATGTTTAGCAAATTTTGTAAGATTTCACTGCCCGTACCTTAAGGATTTTGACACTGCGGATGCCATCGTCTGGCTTCGAGCCGTTGACCGCTCCTTGCTTATACAAGGGTGGCAGGATGTAAACTTTCTGTCATCACCAAACGTCGTCTTCGTATTCATGTTGGTGCGCGAACTTCTGACAAAATCAAGAGTCAGAAAGCCGCAAGAACTTCAAGGCATGCTACTTACTTGCTTATACCTTTCGTATAGTTACATGGGCAATGAAATCAGTTATCCTCTTAAACCATTTCTTGTGGATGAAAGTCGGGAAAAGTTCTGGGATCGATGTCTAAAGATTGTAAATGACTGCAGCGGCAAAATGCTGCGTATTAACCGTGATTCCAACTTCTTTACAAGTATGCTAGCCGATCTAAAATCATACGCTAAGGtctaa